A window of the Xiashengella succiniciproducens genome harbors these coding sequences:
- a CDS encoding glycogen/starch synthase has translation MEKSKVLFISQEITPFLPENEQSVLARNLPQGIQERGKEIRTFMPRFGSINERRNQLHEVIRLSGMNLIINDTDHPLIIKVASLQAARMQVYFIDNDDYFQRKYTTADDDGTEFADNDERALFFARGVLETIKKLRWAPDVVHCNGWFTALAPVLIKKTMHDDPFFSKAKVVYTLYNDAFTQPLDKGIKAKIKAMGVSEKDLKLLEDPTYASLSKLAINMSDGVIKASSIVDPDVEKYAKECGKPFLDYQGEEDYVDAYNDFYDAL, from the coding sequence ATGGAAAAAAGCAAAGTCCTATTTATCTCCCAGGAAATTACTCCTTTCCTTCCAGAAAACGAGCAATCAGTACTGGCACGCAATCTTCCGCAGGGGATCCAGGAAAGGGGCAAAGAGATCAGAACCTTTATGCCGCGCTTTGGTTCCATAAATGAAAGAAGAAATCAACTTCACGAAGTAATTCGCCTTTCGGGAATGAACCTTATTATAAATGATACCGATCACCCACTCATTATAAAAGTTGCTTCACTTCAAGCTGCAAGAATGCAGGTTTACTTCATTGATAACGATGACTATTTTCAAAGGAAATACACGACAGCAGACGATGATGGCACTGAATTTGCAGATAACGATGAACGTGCCTTATTCTTTGCCCGTGGGGTTTTGGAGACAATCAAGAAACTTAGATGGGCCCCTGATGTAGTTCATTGTAATGGATGGTTCACTGCACTTGCGCCGGTTCTTATCAAGAAGACCATGCATGATGACCCTTTCTTTTCAAAGGCCAAAGTTGTATACACTCTATACAATGATGCTTTTACACAGCCTTTGGATAAGGGGATCAAAGCAAAAATTAAAGCCATGGGAGTTTCGGAGAAGGACCTGAAATTGCTTGAGGACCCAACATATGCAAGCCTGAGCAAACTGGCAATAAATATGTCTGATGGCGTTATAAAGGCCAGTAGTATAGTGGATCCTGATGTTGAGAAATACGCAAAGGAATGCGGCAAACCATTCCTTGACTACCAGGGAGAAGAAGATTATGTTGATGCTTACAATGATTTTTACGACGCGTTGTAA